A window of Corallococcus macrosporus DSM 14697 contains these coding sequences:
- a CDS encoding sensor histidine kinase, which translates to MSAASAGRQALLASFRRWTRAQDAAEVMAASGLGAWLALCAFVPALLAMMAWAPGARSFFGLPFGTALLCAVPMLASGVLFSLVHRRRRRVEPWGWVWLAAGVAAMHFFVAALMALSALPGATVIASLFLFTTAFHGRLHRVTPRQPFLALGTALALALALPLRGGDEHLALFGVIGPAALTAQLYLGTFAVQHDRARADAERLRAAVHAQLLEQQERDVGRLSQALSEILGYHHDIDNALMAAGSVADMLGVVGAHRPGPGRTEFDDLLRQLNETLAQIRDMVMDARAKGRRHAGAEPEPVELAPVLDAVQASVGLRFPDVDIQVEVEQPAPPPRALMRGGAPTLRRVVENLVLNACEGNGEEGAARVHIHARVEPLSGRLEVTITDDGPGFPPGQLGRPTEALYTSKPHATGLGLYTSECLLRASGGMLHRQNAAGGGAVLRMLLPREYR; encoded by the coding sequence ATGAGCGCGGCCTCCGCCGGGCGCCAGGCCCTCCTGGCCTCGTTCCGGCGATGGACGCGCGCCCAGGATGCGGCGGAGGTGATGGCCGCCTCGGGGCTGGGCGCGTGGCTGGCGCTCTGCGCCTTCGTCCCCGCGCTGCTCGCCATGATGGCCTGGGCCCCCGGCGCGCGGAGCTTCTTCGGCCTCCCCTTCGGCACGGCGCTGCTGTGCGCCGTGCCCATGCTGGCCAGCGGCGTGCTCTTCTCGCTGGTCCACCGGCGCCGCCGCCGCGTGGAGCCCTGGGGCTGGGTGTGGCTGGCCGCGGGCGTGGCCGCCATGCACTTCTTCGTGGCCGCGCTGATGGCGCTGTCGGCGCTGCCCGGCGCCACCGTCATCGCCTCGCTCTTCCTCTTCACCACCGCCTTCCACGGCCGCCTGCACCGGGTGACGCCGCGCCAGCCCTTCCTCGCCCTGGGCACCGCGCTGGCCCTGGCGCTGGCGTTGCCCCTGCGCGGCGGCGACGAGCACCTGGCCCTCTTCGGCGTCATCGGCCCCGCGGCGCTCACCGCCCAGCTCTACCTGGGGACCTTCGCCGTGCAGCATGACCGGGCCCGCGCGGACGCGGAGCGCCTGCGGGCCGCCGTGCACGCGCAGCTCCTGGAGCAGCAGGAGCGCGACGTGGGCCGCCTGTCCCAGGCCCTGTCGGAAATCCTGGGCTACCACCACGACATCGACAACGCGCTGATGGCCGCGGGCAGCGTGGCGGACATGCTGGGCGTGGTGGGCGCGCACCGCCCGGGGCCCGGCCGCACCGAGTTCGACGACCTGCTCCGCCAGCTCAACGAAACCCTGGCGCAGATACGGGACATGGTGATGGACGCCCGCGCCAAGGGGCGGCGCCACGCCGGCGCGGAGCCGGAGCCCGTGGAGCTGGCGCCGGTGCTGGACGCGGTGCAGGCCAGCGTGGGCCTGCGCTTCCCGGACGTGGACATCCAGGTGGAGGTGGAGCAGCCCGCCCCGCCCCCGCGCGCGCTGATGCGCGGCGGCGCCCCCACGCTGCGCCGCGTGGTGGAGAACCTGGTGCTCAACGCCTGCGAGGGCAACGGCGAGGAGGGCGCGGCCCGCGTCCACATCCACGCGCGCGTGGAGCCGCTCAGCGGGCGCCTGGAGGTCACCATCACGGATGACGGCCCCGGCTTCCCGCCCGGCCAGCTCGGCCGCCCCACGGAGGCGCTGTACACCAGCAAGCCCCACGCGACGGGCCTGGGCCTCTACACCAGCGAGTGCCTGTTGCGCGCCAGCGGCGGCATGCTGCACCGGCAGAACGCGGCCGGGGGCGGGGCCGTGCTGCGCATGCTCCTGCCCAGGGAGTACCGATGA
- a CDS encoding EamA family transporter, producing MSRRLTKPGPVTVAVLTLLVAMASIQTGASLAKRVFPVLGAAGATALRVFFAALILAAVFRPWRQRLTRQELLSVLIYGAALGGMNLTFYLALERIPLGIAVAIEFTGPLALAILSTRRPIDFLWALLAVAGILLILPLTETSGALDWLGVFWALVAATCWALYILFGQRAGGAVHGGTAASLGMLTAAVLVLPFGVAHAGAKLLDVSLLPIILGVAVLSSALPYSLEMYALKALPTRTFGILMSVEPALAALSGLLLLNERLSGTQWAAIGCIVLASVGSAATSRGPAEVAAAAS from the coding sequence ATGTCTCGAAGGTTGACGAAGCCGGGGCCGGTGACGGTGGCCGTCCTCACGTTGCTCGTCGCGATGGCCTCCATCCAGACGGGCGCTTCGCTGGCCAAGCGCGTCTTCCCGGTGCTGGGCGCGGCGGGGGCCACGGCGCTCCGCGTGTTCTTCGCGGCGCTCATCCTGGCGGCGGTGTTCCGGCCCTGGCGCCAGCGGCTCACCCGCCAGGAGCTGCTGTCCGTGCTCATCTACGGCGCGGCGCTGGGGGGGATGAACCTGACCTTCTACCTGGCGCTGGAGCGCATCCCGCTGGGCATCGCCGTCGCCATCGAGTTCACCGGGCCGCTCGCCCTGGCCATCCTCTCCACGCGCCGGCCCATCGACTTCCTGTGGGCGCTGCTGGCCGTGGCCGGCATCCTGTTGATTCTGCCGCTGACGGAGACCTCCGGCGCGCTGGACTGGCTGGGCGTCTTCTGGGCGCTGGTGGCCGCCACCTGCTGGGCGCTGTACATCCTCTTCGGTCAGCGGGCCGGAGGCGCCGTCCACGGTGGCACGGCGGCGTCCCTGGGCATGCTCACCGCGGCGGTGCTCGTCCTGCCCTTCGGCGTGGCGCACGCGGGCGCGAAGCTGCTGGACGTGTCGCTGCTGCCCATCATCCTGGGCGTCGCGGTGCTGTCGAGCGCGCTGCCGTACTCCCTGGAGATGTACGCGCTCAAGGCGCTCCCCACGCGCACGTTCGGCATCCTGATGAGCGTGGAGCCGGCGCTGGCGGCGCTGTCCGGGTTGCTGCTGTTGAACGAGCGGCTGTCCGGAACGCAGTGGGCGGCCATCGGCTGCATCGTCCTGGCCTCCGTGGGCAGCGCCGCG